A stretch of Cupriavidus necator DNA encodes these proteins:
- a CDS encoding (2Fe-2S)-binding protein has translation MNTPRPLTLQVNHAEHTLSVAPDTPLLYILRNDLCCNGPKYGCGLGQCGACTVLVDGMPARACVLPVRAVVGHAVTTLEGLGTDAQPDPVQQAFIDEQAAQCGYCLNGMIMTAKALLAQNPDPDEAQIREALRFNLCRCGTHVEIVRAVQRAAMLQRQTAGGSAS, from the coding sequence ATGAACACGCCCCGCCCCCTGACGCTGCAAGTCAATCACGCCGAGCATACGCTGAGCGTGGCCCCTGACACGCCGCTGCTCTACATCCTGCGCAACGACCTGTGCTGCAACGGGCCCAAGTACGGCTGCGGCCTGGGCCAGTGCGGCGCCTGCACGGTGCTGGTGGACGGCATGCCGGCGCGCGCCTGCGTGCTGCCGGTCAGGGCCGTGGTCGGGCACGCCGTCACCACGCTGGAAGGACTGGGCACCGATGCGCAGCCCGACCCGGTGCAGCAAGCGTTTATCGACGAGCAGGCCGCGCAATGCGGCTATTGCCTGAATGGCATGATCATGACCGCCAAGGCGCTGCTCGCGCAGAATCCCGATCCCGATGAGGCCCAGATCCGCGAGGCGCTGCGCTTCAACCTGTGCCGCTGCGGCACCCATGTGGAAATCGTGCGCGCGGTGCAACGTGCCGCGATGCTGCAACGGCAGACGGCCGGGGGGTCGGCATCGTGA
- a CDS encoding FAD-dependent monooxygenase, with protein MQGKPRIAVVGAGLGGTAAAALLQRAGFQVRLYEQAPAFSRLGAGIHVGPNVMKIMRRIGIENALNDMGCHPDYWYSRDGLSGEVIAQIPLGDYAERHYGASYLTVHRGDFHKLLTDAVAPDTLFFNKKLESVTDQGDVVQLRFTDGTVEEADIVIGADGVNSRIRETLLGAEPPKYTGYVAHRAVFPISRVKGFTHERCTKWWTDDRHMMVYFDTSKLDEIYYVTGVPEPDWDMSKSWVPSSIEEMRAAFDGWHEGVQSLIEGTVEVTKWPLLERDPLPLWSRGRLVLLGDACHPMKPHMAQGAAMAIEDAAMLTRCFTETGVDDFASAFALYEANRNERASKVQLVSHNNTWLRSNENPDWCFGYDVFNVPLVSAGTGTLSAAA; from the coding sequence GTGCAAGGCAAACCGCGAATCGCAGTTGTCGGCGCCGGACTCGGAGGGACGGCCGCGGCCGCCCTGCTGCAGCGAGCCGGCTTCCAAGTCAGGCTGTATGAACAGGCACCGGCGTTCTCACGCCTGGGCGCGGGCATCCATGTGGGGCCCAACGTGATGAAGATCATGCGGCGCATCGGCATCGAGAACGCGCTCAACGACATGGGCTGCCACCCCGACTACTGGTACAGCCGCGACGGCCTGAGCGGCGAGGTGATCGCGCAGATCCCGCTGGGCGACTACGCGGAGCGCCACTACGGCGCCAGCTACCTGACTGTGCACCGCGGCGACTTCCACAAGTTGCTGACCGACGCCGTGGCTCCCGACACGCTGTTCTTCAACAAGAAGCTGGAAAGCGTCACCGACCAGGGCGACGTGGTGCAATTGCGCTTCACCGACGGCACGGTCGAAGAGGCCGACATCGTGATCGGCGCGGACGGCGTCAACTCGCGCATCCGCGAGACGCTGCTGGGCGCCGAGCCGCCCAAGTACACCGGCTACGTGGCGCACCGCGCGGTGTTCCCGATCTCGCGCGTCAAGGGCTTCACGCATGAGCGCTGCACCAAGTGGTGGACCGACGACCGCCACATGATGGTCTACTTCGATACCAGCAAGCTCGACGAGATCTACTACGTCACCGGCGTGCCCGAGCCCGACTGGGACATGAGCAAGAGCTGGGTCCCGAGCAGCATCGAGGAAATGCGCGCCGCATTCGACGGCTGGCACGAGGGTGTGCAGTCGCTGATCGAAGGCACCGTCGAAGTGACCAAGTGGCCGCTGCTGGAGCGCGACCCGCTGCCGTTGTGGAGCCGGGGCCGCCTGGTGCTGCTCGGCGATGCCTGCCACCCGATGAAACCGCACATGGCACAAGGCGCCGCGATGGCGATCGAGGATGCCGCGATGCTCACGCGCTGCTTCACCGAGACCGGCGTGGACGACTTCGCCTCGGCATTCGCGCTGTATGAAGCGAACCGCAACGAGCGCGCGAGCAAGGTCCAGCTGGTCTCGCACAACAACACCTGGCTGCGCAGCAACGAGAACCCCGACTGGTGTTTCGGCTACGATGTCTTCAACGTGCCGCTGGTGTCGGCCGGGACCGGGACGCTGTCCGCAGCGGCCTGA